A single region of the Triticum urartu cultivar G1812 unplaced genomic scaffold, Tu2.1 TuUngrouped_contig_6659, whole genome shotgun sequence genome encodes:
- the LOC125530924 gene encoding uncharacterized protein LOC125530924, with protein MSGLAASALPLAAGPSPLPWCRPTRPSGLTRPPLLKVAELQPCLLGRFASARRPKCAAASGNGRQGLRASQYRFDDDEPLWLAVVREFAVSVRNLVVFLAEQPGQLKHLEWPGFRNTLRTAALTLILVAVFIVALSSVDAALSYILSWLLRKSA; from the exons ATGTCTGGATTGGCCGCGAGCGCGCTGCCCCTCGCCGCAG GCCCGTCTCCGCTTCCGTGGTGCAGACCCACTCGACCCAGCGGCCTAACGAGGCCTCCACTACTCAAG GTTGCGGAGCTGCAACCATGTCTTCTTGGCCGATTCGCTTCGGCCAGACGGCCGAAATGTGCTGCGGCGTCGGGCAATGGGCGTCAGGGACTTCGCGCCAGCCAGTACCGGTTTGATGATGATGAGCCGCTGTGGCTTGCGGTGGTTAGAGAATTCGCTGT GAGTGTGAGGAACTTGGTGGTTTTCTTGGCTGAGCAGCCAGGGCAATTGAAGCACCTCGAATGGCCGGGCTTCCGCAATACG TTGAGGACGGCAGCACTTACTCTCATACTCGTTGCGGTGTTCATTGTTGCCTTGTCTTCCGTTGATGCTGCCCTTTCATACATTTTGTCCTGGCTACTTCGGAAATCTGCGTAG